In a single window of the Arachis hypogaea cultivar Tifrunner chromosome 6, arahy.Tifrunner.gnm2.J5K5, whole genome shotgun sequence genome:
- the LOC112696612 gene encoding uncharacterized protein: protein MEANGIGSGIYTCINTSLLGIENNTLQQNPHNNLHHQPPPPQMVYSTHHDTESHPSQQQQQQQPQQAMKHGYPYSSKKPQSSTFSDEDEPGGGFGADESSGDPKRKASPWHRMKWTDAMVRLLIMAVYYIGDEAGSEGVGGGGGGGVDPSGKKKNTGLLQKKGKWKSVSRAMMEKGFYVSPQQCEDKFNDLNKRYKRVNDILGKGTACRVVENQSLLETMDLSLKMKEEVRKLLNSKHLFFREMCAYHNSCGHGGGAAAVTAAGNGQHSAEAGTEQPLQIQQPQPPQHQQGQQRCFHSSVNGVGMLKEDDDDEEDYESDDFSDEDEEESGEGGGSRGQVEDDENDVVRSRKRHRNKGGFCVTSSSTSASQLMQQLNNEVAGVLQDGGKNPWEKKQWMKKRVLQLEEQQVRYHVEAFELEKQRLKWVRFSSKKERDMERDKLENERRRLENERLLLLLRQKELEFTALHHLKHQQQQQHSST from the exons ATGGAAGCGAATGGAATAGGTAGTGGAATTTACACTTGCATAAACACTTCATTGCTAGGAATAGAGAATAACACATTACAGCAAAACCCACACAACAATTTGCATCATCAACCTCCTCCTCCTCAAATGGTTTATTCTACACACCATGACACTGAATCACACCCttcacaacagcaacaacaacagcaaccacaGCAAGCAATGAAACATGGATACCCTTATTCTTCCAAGAAACCACAGAGCAGCACCTTCAGTGATGAAGATGAACCTGGTGGTGGTTTCGGTGCAGATGAAAGCTCTGGTGACCCGAAGAGGAAGGCCTCGCCATGGCACAGGATGAAGTGGACCGACGCCATGGTTAGGCTTTTGATAATGGCGGTTTACTACATCGGAGACGAAGCTGGTTCAGAAGGtgtaggaggaggaggaggcggCGGTGTTGATCCAAGTGGGAAGAAGAAGAACACCGGATTGCTTCAGAAAAAAGGGAAGTGGAAATCAGTATCGAGGGCTATGATGGAGAAAGGGTTCTACGTTTCTCCTCAGCAATGTGAAGATAAATTCAATGATTTGAACAAGAGGTACAAGAGGGTCAACGATATTCTTGGAAAAGGAACAGCTTGTAGGGTGGTTGAGAATCAGAGCTTATTGGAAACCATGGATTTGTCGCTAAAGATGAAAGAAGAGGTGAGGAAGCTTCTCAATTCTAAGCACCTTTTCTTTAGGGAAATGTGTGCTTACCATAACAGTTGCGGCCACGGCGGTGGTGCTGCTGCTGTTACTGCCGCTGGTAACGGGCAGCACTCGGCTGAGGCGGGAACAGAACAACCTTTACAGATTCAACAACCGCAACCGCCACAACATCAGCAGGGACAGCAGAGATGCTTCCATTCATCGGTGAATGGGGTTGGGATGCTGAAAGAGGACGATGATGACGAGGAGGACTATGAATCTGACGATTTCTCTGACGAGGATGAAGAGGAATCAGGAGAAG GTGGTGGATCAAGGGGTCAAGTAGAGGATGATGAGAATGATGTAGTGAGGTCAAGGAAGAGACACAGGAACAAGGGAGGGTTCTGTGTGACGTCATCATCAACATCAGCATCTCAATTGATGCAGCAGTTGAACAACGAGGTTGCTGGGGTGCTGCAAGATGGGGGAAAGAATCCATGGGAGAAGAAGCAGTGGATGAAGAAGAGGGTGCTCCAGCTGGAGGAGCAGCAGGTGAGGTACCATGTGGAGGCCTTTGAGCTTGAGAAGCAGAGGCTCAAGTGGGTTCGGTTCAGTTCCAAGAAGGAGAGGGACATGGAGAGGGACAAGCTGGAGAATGAGAGGAGGAGGCTGGAGAATGAGAGGTTGCTCTTGCTTCTTCGCCAAAAGGAGCTTGAATTCACTGCTCTTCATCACCTCAAGCACCAACAACAGCAGCAACATTCTTCTACCTAG